In a single window of the Cydia strobilella chromosome 13, ilCydStro3.1, whole genome shotgun sequence genome:
- the LOC134746473 gene encoding uncharacterized protein LOC134746473 isoform X1, with protein MSAPTESAASLSPCACTNISLMQLFHELKQKFPSVPDHVVSSTIELYCHDKQACETQLHSEVKASLTHAYHASSSAAARHHEHKLSTPAKCRNQPIFKHEAPKLTAINAVTCQTPQKAVLSTCITDENENNKVNTDANQNVVEPKAFIKEENVNNSSPVTVINIDNCYAKYSAESPSDLELTNETPKEQVSTPQSNPPEPESTNYRILKSNKVRCNLHEKLEKGKGKKTINKEEPKVTINKEEAKAKQEILESDSPTPKEPVQEKPKRPNTLDFIKPNPDIAFKPHTESEPCRSVSPAPPKQEPPKEPTPGSFRPERGYSERPDRFPVNVSVNVNCHMDYGYDPWLEDFHSPRPITSVNLTVCTPTSNMASPVRDREDDFEGHVLVTVSPSTARAPPRRRAPPPPAAAAAHERLEPRPTRAAPAPPESTHVPDRSLIERQKERLGRLARALAQERTRLAQLTREARVLSAPLPSPAQRQQLRDDVQRLRAQCDHLTKRVELSAPSLEQEESDNFYNNIYTGQRPPASWKCHMCTFLNHPLLDKCEECDMPRIVIGTSPAHTFDSGFGSFRDKTRNRHQNLTDAPDNLRC; from the exons ATGTCTGCCCCGACCGAGAGCGCCGCCAGCCTCTCCCCCTGTGCTTGCACTAACATATCGCTTATGCAACTATTCCACGAGCTCAAGCAGAAGTTCCCGAGCGTACCCGACCATGTTGTGTCCAGCACCATCGAGCTGTACTGTCACGACAAGCAAGCCTGTGAGACGCAACTGCACAGCGAAGTCAAGGCCTCCCTAACACACGCGTACCACGCGTCGTCgtccgccgccgcccgccaccACGAGCACAAGCTCAGCACTCCGGCCAAGTGCCGGAACCAGCCTATATTTAAGCATGAGGCCCCTAAGCTAACTGCCATTAATGCTGTCACTTGCCAAACGCCTCAAAAAGCTGTATTAAGCACTTGCATTACAGATGAGAATGAAAACAATAAGGTAAACACTGATGCTAATCAAAATGTTGTTGAACCTAAAGCCTTTATTAAAGAGGAAAATGTCAACAATTCCTCTCCAGTCACGGTCATAAACATAGACAACTGTTATGCAAAGTACAGTGCTGAATCACCAAGCGACTTGGAGTTGACGAACGAAACACCTAAAGAACAAGTTAGTACACCTCAGTCTAACCCACCAGAGCCAGAGAGCACAAACTATAGGATACTTAAAAGTAACAAAGTAAGATGCAATTTACACGAGAAATTAGAGAAAggaaaaggaaagaaaactATTAATAAAGAGGAACCAAAGGTTACTATCAACAAAGAAGAGGCCAAAGCGAAGCAGGAAATATTGGAGTCTGATTCACCAACACCAAAAGAACCAGTACAGGAGAAACCAAAACGGCCGAACACACTTGATTTTATCAAACCAAATCCAGATATTGCATTTAAGCCCCACACAGAGAGTGAGCCGTGTAGATCTGTCTCACCAGCCCCTCCAAAACAGGAACCCCCTAAAGAGCCAACTCCTGGGTCGTTCAGACCTGAAAGAGGGTACTCAGAAAGACCAGATCGTTTTCCTGTCAATGTTTCAGTCAATGTTAATTGTCATATGGATTATGGCTACGATCCATGGTTAGAAGATTTTCATAGTCCGAGACCTATAACATctgtaaatttgacagtttgtacGCCCACATCGAACATGGCTAGTCCAGTGAGAGATAGGGAGGATGATTTTGAAGGGCATGTGTTGGTGACGGTGAGCCCTAGTACAGCGCGGGCGCCTCCGCGGCGTcgggcgccgcccccgcccgcggcggcggccgcTCATGAGCGCCTGGAACCGAGGCCGACGCGCGCCGCGCCTGCACCGCCAGAATCTACACATG TTCCAGATCGTTCCCTCATCGAGCGGCAGAAAGAACGCCTCGGGCGCCTCGCGCGGGCGTTAGCACAGGAGCGCACCCGCCTCGCGCAGTTGACTAGAGAAGCTCGCGTACTATCGGCACCTTTACCATCACCGGCGCAACGACAACAGTTGAGAGATGATGTTCAACGCTTGAGGGCACAATGCGATCATCTAACCAAGCGTGTAGAGTTGTCCGCGCCGAGTTTAG AGCAAGAAGAATCCGACAACTTCTACAACAACATCTACACGGGGCAGCGGCCTCCGGCCTCGTGGAAGTGCCACATGTGCACGTTCCTCAACCACCCGCTGCTGGACAAGTGCGAGGAGTGCGACATGCCGCGCATCGTCATAGGTACGTCGCCCGCGCACACCTTCGACTCCGGTTTCGGATCGTTCCGAGACAAAACTAGGAACAGACACCAAAACTTAACTGACGCTCCGGACAATTTGcgctgttaa
- the LOC134746473 gene encoding uncharacterized protein LOC134746473 isoform X2 gives MSAPTESAASLSPCACTNISLMQLFHELKQKFPSVPDHVVSSTIELYCHDKQACETQLHSEVKASLTHAYHASSSAAARHHEHKLSTPAKCRNQPIFKHEAPKLTAINAVTCQTPQKAVLSTCITDENENNKVNTDANQNVVEPKAFIKEENVNNSSPVTVINIDNCYAKYSAESPSDLELTNETPKEQVSTPQSNPPEPESTNYRILKSNKVRCNLHEKLEKGKGKKTINKEEPKVTINKEEAKAKQEILESDSPTPKEPVQEKPKRPNTLDFIKPNPDIAFKPHTESEPCRSVSPAPPKQEPPKEPTPGSFRPERGYSERPDRFPVNVSVNVNCHMDYGYDPWLEDFHSPRPITSVNLTVCTPTSNMASPVRDREDDFEGHVLVTVSPSTARAPPRRRAPPPPAAAAAHERLEPRPTRAAPAPPESTHVPDRSLIERQKERLGRLARALAQERTRLAQLTREARVLSAPLPSPAQRQQLRDDVQRLRAQCDHLTKRVELSAPSLEQEESDNFYNNIYTGQRPPASWKCHMCTFLNHPLLDKCEECDMPRIVIVRAHEGITVRLVPGRRKIVRSWVL, from the exons ATGTCTGCCCCGACCGAGAGCGCCGCCAGCCTCTCCCCCTGTGCTTGCACTAACATATCGCTTATGCAACTATTCCACGAGCTCAAGCAGAAGTTCCCGAGCGTACCCGACCATGTTGTGTCCAGCACCATCGAGCTGTACTGTCACGACAAGCAAGCCTGTGAGACGCAACTGCACAGCGAAGTCAAGGCCTCCCTAACACACGCGTACCACGCGTCGTCgtccgccgccgcccgccaccACGAGCACAAGCTCAGCACTCCGGCCAAGTGCCGGAACCAGCCTATATTTAAGCATGAGGCCCCTAAGCTAACTGCCATTAATGCTGTCACTTGCCAAACGCCTCAAAAAGCTGTATTAAGCACTTGCATTACAGATGAGAATGAAAACAATAAGGTAAACACTGATGCTAATCAAAATGTTGTTGAACCTAAAGCCTTTATTAAAGAGGAAAATGTCAACAATTCCTCTCCAGTCACGGTCATAAACATAGACAACTGTTATGCAAAGTACAGTGCTGAATCACCAAGCGACTTGGAGTTGACGAACGAAACACCTAAAGAACAAGTTAGTACACCTCAGTCTAACCCACCAGAGCCAGAGAGCACAAACTATAGGATACTTAAAAGTAACAAAGTAAGATGCAATTTACACGAGAAATTAGAGAAAggaaaaggaaagaaaactATTAATAAAGAGGAACCAAAGGTTACTATCAACAAAGAAGAGGCCAAAGCGAAGCAGGAAATATTGGAGTCTGATTCACCAACACCAAAAGAACCAGTACAGGAGAAACCAAAACGGCCGAACACACTTGATTTTATCAAACCAAATCCAGATATTGCATTTAAGCCCCACACAGAGAGTGAGCCGTGTAGATCTGTCTCACCAGCCCCTCCAAAACAGGAACCCCCTAAAGAGCCAACTCCTGGGTCGTTCAGACCTGAAAGAGGGTACTCAGAAAGACCAGATCGTTTTCCTGTCAATGTTTCAGTCAATGTTAATTGTCATATGGATTATGGCTACGATCCATGGTTAGAAGATTTTCATAGTCCGAGACCTATAACATctgtaaatttgacagtttgtacGCCCACATCGAACATGGCTAGTCCAGTGAGAGATAGGGAGGATGATTTTGAAGGGCATGTGTTGGTGACGGTGAGCCCTAGTACAGCGCGGGCGCCTCCGCGGCGTcgggcgccgcccccgcccgcggcggcggccgcTCATGAGCGCCTGGAACCGAGGCCGACGCGCGCCGCGCCTGCACCGCCAGAATCTACACATG TTCCAGATCGTTCCCTCATCGAGCGGCAGAAAGAACGCCTCGGGCGCCTCGCGCGGGCGTTAGCACAGGAGCGCACCCGCCTCGCGCAGTTGACTAGAGAAGCTCGCGTACTATCGGCACCTTTACCATCACCGGCGCAACGACAACAGTTGAGAGATGATGTTCAACGCTTGAGGGCACAATGCGATCATCTAACCAAGCGTGTAGAGTTGTCCGCGCCGAGTTTAG AGCAAGAAGAATCCGACAACTTCTACAACAACATCTACACGGGGCAGCGGCCTCCGGCCTCGTGGAAGTGCCACATGTGCACGTTCCTCAACCACCCGCTGCTGGACAAGTGCGAGGAGTGCGACATGCCGCGCATCGTCATAG
- the LOC134746492 gene encoding arrestin domain-containing protein 2-like produces MGIFCQLSLCKPSNDDGRHTYQPGSFVSGVIRYAIDEEHNFRSITVSLRGRGHLYLEDLTKKRRRRVYTYTNDEIYVHLDEVLYTFEMDAHPVGQFNTQFSFQLPHNIPASIDYYKGTVKYLVKCYIKYIVSIKFEMLNFCRPDKQYEKEIHVISVQTPRLTMMPLVYGDQKSLLQINPLCLRKKFIVKLKALMTTSVLRPGECVKVEYEISNDTNKTIKGIQVKISEVDQYTSMGGSVFKNYTDVEGAEYSYETIPGGEIVKFTAEITIPEHCVSIEHCKFLSRDYVVMTIVRLPGLHIDMPLEIPFQVIKTLSSRENYCVSSCARCTFANVEINSPRDDPPTYWEVMAEVINDSSKRKGSEGNTII; encoded by the coding sequence ATGGGGATTTTTTGTCAATTAAGCTTGTGTAAACCATCGAATGATGACGGGAGACACACATACCAACCTGGAAGCTTCGTGTCCGGAGTAATAAGATACGCCATCGATGAGGAACACAACTTTAGATCGATAACTGTATCCTTAAGGGGTCGTGGACATCTCTACCTAGAAGATTTAacgaagaagagaagaagaagagtGTATACATACACCAACGACGAAATATACGTTCATTTAGACGAAGTTTTATACACTTTCGAGATGGACGCTCATCCAGTAGGACAATTCAATACCCAATTCAGTTTCCAACTCCCTCATAATATTCCGGCATCAATAGACTACTATAAGGGAACGGTGAAGTACCTTGTGAAATGCTATATCAAATACATTGTATCTATTAAATTTGAGATGCTGAATTTTTGCAGACCGGACAAGCAGTACGAAAAAGAGATACACGTGATTTCCGTTCAGACACCACGTCTTACCATGATGCCTTTAGTGTACGGTGACCAGAAAAGCTTACTTCAAATCAACCCTCTATGCCTACGTAAAAAATTCATTGTCAAACTGAAGGCCCTTATGACGACTTCGGTTCTCAGACCCGGTGAGTGTGTGAAAGTGGAATATGAGATCAGCAATGATACGAATAAAACAATCAAAGGTATTCAAGTGAAAATATCAGAAGTCGACCAATACACTTCAATGGGAGGcagcgttttcaaaaattataCCGATGTAGAGGGTGCTGAGTATAGTTATGAAACTATACCAGGTGGAGAAATAGTGAAATTTACTGCAGAAATCACAATTCCTGAACATTGTGTTTCGATCGAGCATTGTAAATTTTTATCCCGAGATTATGTTGTAATGACTATTGTCAGATTACCGGGCTTACATATAGATATGCCTCTAGAAATACCATTTCAAGTAATAAAAACTCTATCGAGCAGAGAGAACTATTGCGTTTCTAGCTGTGCTCGTTGTACTTTTGCAAATGTAGAAATAAACTCGCCTAGAGATGATCCACCGACCTATTGGGAAGTGATGGCCGAGGTCATTAATGATTCTTCGAAAAGAAAAGGATCTGAAGGAAATACAATAATTTAG
- the LOC134746516 gene encoding ragulator complex protein LAMTOR3 homolog, producing MVDDLRKYLNHLLEKVNGLHSIIITDRDGVPLVRAVTERAPQLALRPNFISTFGMATDQASKLGLGRNKTIISMYSSYQVIQMNKLPLVITFIGSDNCNTGHILSLESQIEPFLKDLAAVVQDAP from the exons ATGGTTGATGATTTGCGTAAATATTTGAACCATTTACTGGAAAA AGTAAATGGCTTACATAGCATAATAATAACGGACAGAGATGGAGTCCCTCTGGTGCGGGCGGTGACTGAAAGGGCGCCGCAGCTTGCCCTGAGGCCTAATTTCATATCAACGTTCGGTATGGCGACTGATCAGGCCAGCAAACTTGGCTTAGGAAGGAACAAGACTATCATATCAATGTATTCCAGTTATCAG GTGATACAAATGAACAAGCTGCCTCTAGTGATAACTTTCATTGGCAGCGACAACTGCAACACCGGACACATCCTATCTTTAGAGAGTCAGATAGAACCGTTCCTGAAAGACCTGGCTGCTGTGGTGCAGGATGCACCTTGA